The nucleotide sequence AAAGATTAAAATTATTAGCATCCAAGTTAAGTATTTCTTCTTTTAAGTTTTTTGGAATAAAGGCTAATGAAAGCCATTCGTGTGGTACTTCCGGGATATCAGTTAATTCCTTCGGAATTTTATTTTTGCATATCCCTAATTTGTTTTGAAACCTTGTGTTGATTTTGCCATAATCATGCAACTCTAGCATTTTTTGCAAATATTTATCATATTTTTCTATAAGTTGGGGTGATATATATCTTTTTAAAATATCGTAATTCTTTACAAGATCTTCATTATGTTCAAAAATAGTTTTAGGAGGATTTGATTTAGCATACATATTTAAGTTTCCAAAAAACTTACAAATAACCCATCTTCATCGATTAAAAATGTTTCTGCTGTGTATTCATTTAAGATAGTATTTTTAGAAATAAACTGACAGTTTACTTTGTGAAAAATTCTACTATCAGAAAAAGAAGTTACATTTTCATAGCGAAAAGGTAGCCTGAAACTGGTTCCGGATAATTGCAACTTTTTTGCATCTTCTGAATTTACGTAAATTGAGTATGGAAGTTCATTTTCATCATCTGAATAAGAAATTTCTGTTAATTTTGTTTCGTCAAAATTGACTCTTGCAATATCCTCATTGCGTCCCAAAATGACAGTGTTTTTCATTACTTTTTCATAAAGATTTTTGGTTAATTCTTCATTTTCAAAAGCAATATGTATAATTAGTTTGCAGTTTATTAGATTGTCAACAAAAGCAATACCGTGTGTTGCAGTTTTTACAGAGTTACCAACTTTAACAATATAAGGATTGATTGGTCTTGATTTCGGATCTCTATCAAACTTCATAACTTTCTGCATATTTACTGTTACGCTGTCAGAGTTTCCCTGTATTGAGATTTTCAACGGATTATATTTTGTTAATTCAAGAATTTGATGAGCCATTCCCCTCACCATTGAAGGGGTAGGGAGGGGATAACTTTGAACATGACCAAAACTGTTTTCTTTTCGGAAGTTAACCATATTTTGATACAAAGAGAGCTTTAAAGATATCAATTTTGACCCTCAAAGTATTGTTTTATTTTGTTGTTTAAATTTGTAAAAAATTCTTCAACGCTTTTAATTTCAATATTTAATTTGTCAGTATTTTTAAAATGACCATCTACTGCACCTGCTTGAGTATTGTTCTTTATTGGTTTTTCATTAAATAATTGTGTTTCTAATATTGAATTAACAATATTTTCATTTAAAAAAACTCCATCTTTTGAAAATGAAAGTTTAAGTTGGTTATAGAAAAAGGGATTTCCGCTTTCATATATGCCGCCAATAACAAAAATTGGATTTAAATTTTCCCTTCTGCCTTTTATGTCTCTGTTTAGTGTTTTTACTGAATAGAATAATGCTTTTAATCTTTTGATTTTTTCAGTAGTGTCCAGATTTACACTGTCATTTTCATCCACACCTACTTTATCAAGATCTACTGTAACACTATATGAATAATAGCTTCTGTGGGTTTCTGTTTGATAAATTTGGTTTTCAAGGTTTTTTCTGGCAGCCAACCCCATATTAGTTGAGAAATCAATTTCATTGTAAAATGGTTCTAAACTTACTGCATCACTAATACGTGCTATTGCCTTTCTTATTTTTGTTTTTCCTTCATTGTCACTCTGATTTTTATCTTCATCTTTGTTACTTTTTTTCTTTTCTGTTTTCATATATCCAAAGAAGTCAATTTCAGGATAATCAGTTATCTTGGCACCGCTTGCAAACTGAACGACCTTTTGTACATTGTCTATTTCGGCTTTATCATATCCGCATTCTTCTTCCATAATTCTTACTATATCATACCTTATAGCTTGACGGGTTATATAACTATAGGTTTGCTCTCCAATTGAACACTTTTTCAGAGAAGTATAATTACCCATACTTTCTCCATAATTAAGGTTGGTTCCTTTAAAGATTATTCCTAAATGTAAGTGTTTACTCATTGTTTTCCCCCTTTTCGTTCTGATAGGTATTTAAAAGACCGTTTATAAAACTGTACCCAAATTGTAAAAAAGCATCTTTGTTATTCATTTCTACATTTCCAAATCTTGATTCAAGACCGTTTGAAATTGTAACCCTCAAATACTTGTCTAAAAATTTTTCTCTATTAGCAACTTTCAAATCATTAAGAAATTGGTATACAAGGCTATTTATTTGGTTTTCCCGTTCACTGGATCTAAATAGATTACCTATTTCTTTTCCATTTGCGAAACCTTTCTTAGATATTTTTTCCATATCCATGCTGTTTCCTCCATGTATAAAATTTATATATCTTAGAATGTATTTTATTATTTTATAGGGGCTGAATTTCCTGCCTCCATCAGTGTTGCTAATATAAATACGTATATATTTATCAATATCTTTATAACCTAACGTTTGTTCTATTGTAGATTTTAAAATATTTTCTTCTATATCAAAAAAACTTTTATCAATTTTATAATATCCTTTGGGGATTAACTGATTGTTTTTATCTATAAAATTAGCTAGTTTTTCTGGCATTGAAAAAGAGTAAACATTATAACCTTTTGTACTTTGCCCTCCCATCCCGCTTTCTTTAACTTCTACAAAAGATATGTTGTGTAATGTTTTTTCGGCTTTGGTGGATTTTGTAAATTTAACAGAT is from Flexistipes sinusarabici DSM 4947 and encodes:
- the cas7i gene encoding type I-B CRISPR-associated protein Cas7/Cst2/DevR yields the protein MSKHLHLGIIFKGTNLNYGESMGNYTSLKKCSIGEQTYSYITRQAIRYDIVRIMEEECGYDKAEIDNVQKVVQFASGAKITDYPEIDFFGYMKTEKKKSNKDEDKNQSDNEGKTKIRKAIARISDAVSLEPFYNEIDFSTNMGLAARKNLENQIYQTETHRSYYSYSVTVDLDKVGVDENDSVNLDTTEKIKRLKALFYSVKTLNRDIKGRRENLNPIFVIGGIYESGNPFFYNQLKLSFSKDGVFLNENIVNSILETQLFNEKPIKNNTQAGAVDGHFKNTDKLNIEIKSVEEFFTNLNNKIKQYFEGQN
- the cas5 gene encoding CRISPR-associated protein Cas5; translated protein: MISLKLSLYQNMVNFRKENSFGHVQSYPLPTPSMVRGMAHQILELTKYNPLKISIQGNSDSVTVNMQKVMKFDRDPKSRPINPYIVKVGNSVKTATHGIAFVDNLINCKLIIHIAFENEELTKNLYEKVMKNTVILGRNEDIARVNFDETKLTEISYSDDENELPYSIYVNSEDAKKLQLSGTSFRLPFRYENVTSFSDSRIFHKVNCQFISKNTILNEYTAETFLIDEDGLFVSFLET